The window TTACAGACAGGGGACCTCTAAGTACTCAGAAACTCGCCTCAGGTCGTTTCGACGGAGCCCATTCGAGGTTCGTATTTTTGACCTGCCGTCGTGAAGTATCGACACTATGGGGACTGGAAGAATACCCGTCGCCGCTTCTGCCACTACTGGAAAAGCTCGTTGTCGATCCTGATCTGGAAAAGCTCGTTGTCGATCCTGATTTTAAATAGCTCATGATTGATGCCTCTCACATGAAAGTATACCCGCACGTATCGGGAGCAAGAGGAAAGAAAGAGGAAACGATCTTTGTCGAAGCTTGACACAATGACATGATACAGGATGAGGTGACGCTTCCCTGTCTCGTAATATATTTATCAAAATATATCTTTTAAAAATTCCACCATTACGTATAATTTTATCAGGAGGAAAAAGAATGCAGTCTAAGCAAATTACAGTTTTTATTTTGATAATTATACTTATCGCTGTTATAAAAAGACGACTATTAAGGTGCATTTTGTTTCATATCTATATAATTCTAACCTGCATCTGGGCGGCTATCGGACTTTATTTTTTAGGGTCATATCTATCAACGAAAAACAGCCTCTTAGGCTCACTCATTTTTTTCATATCATTTGATTTTTTCTTGGGAGCCCTTTTGTGGATATATTTTACTTATCGGGATAGTCAAGGCACAAACATGAAAAATATAAAAGAAATTCTATCTAAAAATCAACGCGAATGCATTATCACGAGAAAAAATAAAATATTAGGCCCCTTACTGCTCATTCCACGAAAATCAAAATCCTACACCTGGACATTTATAGGCAGACAACCTATAAAAAACATTTGTGGATTTAATTTTGCGAGCCTATTTATCACTAATGAAAGAATCTTCATTCAAAGCATTCTCTTTGGTATGCCATTGTTGGAAATACATATGCAAGACATCGAAGAAGTCAGGCTACATGACAGCTTCCAAGGCATTATTACACTAGAAATAACAAAAAGCTCTGCTGGAGCCTATATAAAGCTATTTCACCATTCTGCAAATATAGAGGGGGTTATCTACTTAAATGTAGGAAAGCACTCCGAAGAGTTAAAAAATTTGATAAATACCTTGTCACACCCACAAGTTAGAAAAATCAATATGAATATCGCAACTTCTTCCTGTGATGCACTTCCCTCTCCGTACCCTGATGAGCACGATGGGATCTCGCTTTGCATCTGAACGCCTTATTTGCCTCTACCAATACTCTCAAGCCCCTTCAGGTTGTCATTAGAACTTCAAGAAATTAAAAATCGTGACGTTTCTCCCGGTACAGCTTGCTCAGCGTCTCGCCTGTCTGCTTTTCCGAGTCGTGCGTTTTGAAAGCTTACCTTGGGTGCAGTGAACGATTCATATCCGAGCTGAAAGACGAGATTCTCTCTGAACAATTAGAGGAGGAGATTATCATTGGGGAACGACAATTCTTCTTGACATGAACGAGGGTAGGAGTATATGATCTTTGTGAGTACATTCTCAAAATATCTGTGGGAAAGTATTCGCCACTCGACAATAAACTGAAATCTTAAGCCCTTGCCGTAGGGGCCTGACGACTCTACTATTCACCAGAATACCTCTTCAACAAGATGAGGATAGCGGTATATCGGAGGTTGGGCATCAAGGGATATGGAAATGTCCGATAAGAACTTGAGGCCTTTTTTGAAGAAAAAACAACAGTATCTTCCTCCTCCTCTGAAGGAGACGGGAAAGGAGAGCGATATTCCCGAAAAAAACGATGACGAACGGCTTTCAAAGCACAAGCAGAAGGACAGATCGTCAACGACAAACTGGAATCCGGTGCAAATCCGGAGGGGACCCGCCACTGTAAGCCTGACGACCCCGTCAACCACCGGGTTCCTACCCGGGAAGGGACGGAGGAAGGAGGACGGCAACCCAGGAGACTGGTCGTGGACGAAGATCTATGGAGCCTTACGCGGACTTGAGGCCTCCGTCGGCAATGCGGTTATCGCTTTGCTCGAGGGGGTCTTGTTTTTTTAGTGCCAAGGTCTCACGAAAGCAAGGCGTCAGAACCATACCAGGAGGTGAGGCAGCGGTGAAGCTCAAGACGACCCTCTTTGGCCATACATACCAGTTCAAGAGCGTCAAAGAGGTCCTGGCTAAGGCGAACGAGGAGAAGTCCGGCGACCGACTGGCGGGAATTATCGCCGAGTCCATGGAAGAACGGATTGCGGCCAAACACGTCCTGGCCAACCTGATGATCTCGGACCTGAGGAACAACCCAGTAGTCCCTTACGAGGACGACGAGGTCACTCGGATTATCCAGGATGACGTAAACGAACGGATCTACAACGAGATCAAGAACTGGACTATATCTGACCTTCGAGAGTGGATTCTCTCCAACGAGACCACCGGAGAGGACATTAAGCGGATAAGTCGGGGACTCACCAGCGAGGTCATCGCTGGTGTGGCTAAACTCATGGGCAATATGGACCTGATCTACGGAGCCAGCAAGATACGAATCTCGGCACACTGTAACACGACCATCGGGCTACCCGGAACTCTGGCTGCTCGACTACAGCCTAACCACCCAACCGACGATATAGAGGGGATCACCACATCCCTGTTCGAGGGGCTCTCCTATGGCGTGGGAGATGCCGTCATCGGTTTGAACCCGGTGGATGACAGCACCGAAAGTGTTAAGAAGGTTCTGCTCAAGTTCCAGGAAATCAAGGAGACCTACGAGATTCCGACCCAAATCTGCGTCCTGGCCCACGTAACGACTCAGATGGAAGCTATCCACAAAGGAGCACCCACCGACATGGTTTTCCAGAGCATCGCCGGATCGGAGAAAGGAAACGAAGCTTTCGGCCTCACAGGAGCCATGCTGGCCGAAGCTCTGGATCTGGTGCTCAAGGAGGGAACCTCCGTAGGTCCCAACGTGATGTACTTCGAGACCGGGCAGGGAGCCGAGCTTTCCTCCAATGCTCACGCCGGAGCGGACCAGGTGACAATGGAGGCAAGATGTTACGGCTTTGCCAAGCGGTTCCGGCCTTTCCTCGTTAACACAGTCGTAGGATTCATCGGCCCTGAGTACCTTTACGACAGTCGCCAGGTTATCCGGGCTGGCCTGGAAGATCATTTTATGGGCAAGCTCACGGGAATCTCCATGGGATGCGACGCTTGTTACACCAACCACATGAAGGCCGACCAGAACGACATTGAGAACCTGGCCATCCTGCTTACGTCGGCAGGTTGCAATTACTTTATGGGCATTCCTCACGGCGACGACGTTATGCTCAACTATCAGTGTACCGGATATCACGAAACGGCGTCCCTACGCCAGCTTCTGAAAGTCCGCCCCATCAGGGAGTTCGACCGTTGGCTGGAACGATGGGGTATCACCGAAAACGGCATTCTGACAAAGAAGGCCGGTGATGCGTCGCTCTTCTTCCCTGATCGGTAAACCTTAGGCAAGGGGTGAGAACGGTGGTAACCGAGAAAGACATCAAGACCATGGTGGCACAGATTCTCTCTGAGATGAGCGCCTCCTCAGAGATGAAAGTAAAAGAGAACGAGCCTCGACAGACTTCACCGGTGGACGATGCCGGGAAATCTACAGCGACTGAGGCATCTTCAGAGCCAGAAGTGTCCATGGCATCTGAGGTGCCTACAGAATCTGAGGAGACGACAACTTCTCATGAACAAAAAGATGCCGTCTCGACCATCGAGGACGAAGGGCTCCCGGATCTGACGGAGATCGATCTGAGGAAACAGATGTTGGTCCCCCATCCCAAGGACGGGGAAACCCTGTTGGCCATGAAGCTTTCCACCCCGGCTCGGATCGGCGTCTGGCGAGCTGGGCCCCGATACAAAACTGAGACATATCTGCGATTTAGGGCAGATCATGCGGCAGCCCAAGACGCCGTCTTCAGTGATGTCTCCGATGAATTCCTGGAGGCTAACGGCTTGGAGGCTATCCAGACACAGTGCACGAGCAAGGACGAGTTCATCACCCGTCCCGACCTGGGACGGCAGTTCTCCGACGATGCCAAGAAAATCATCGAAAAAATCGCAGGAACTTCATCCAAAGTTCTGGTCTACGTTTCTGACGGTCTCAGCTCCACGGCAGTTACGACCAACGCCATGGACACCATGAAATCCATCACCCAGGGCTTGGACCGACACGGCGTCAGCCTGGGGAACCCGTTTTTCGTCAAGTACGGCCGGGTTCCTGCCATGGACGTGATCTCGGAGGTTACCGGATCTGAGGTGGTGTGCGTCCTCATAGGCGAGCGGCCTGGGTTAGTCACTGCCGAGAGTATGTCGGCCTACATCACGTACAAGGGAACCGTGGGGATGGCCGAGGCCCGTCGGACCGTGGTCTCCAACATCCACGCAGGAGGGACTCCTGCGGTCGAGGCTGGCGGCTACATCGCCGACATCATCAAGCTCATGCTCGAAAAGAAGGTCAGTGGTATCGACCTGAAACTCTAAGGAAACGGGAGGGAGACCTATGAAAGGCGATCCTTTAAAGACGACGCTCCTGAGCATCAAAATCATTCCTAACGTAAACCCGGACCTGGCCGCATCCCTGGGGCTTCGGACGGACCAGCGAAGTTTGGGACTAGTGACCGCCGACTGTGACGACGTGACCTACACCGCCTTGGATGAGGCCACCAAAAAGGCCGACGTCAAGGTGGTCTACGCCAAGTCTTTCTACGGAGGTGCCGCTAACGCCAACACCAAACTTGCAGGGGAGATCATCGGTATCCTGGCGGGGCCCAACCCTGCCGAGGTCAGAAGTGGTCTGAACGCCTTGGCTGACTTCATCGAAAATGAAGCGTGGTTCATCTCGGCCAACGAGGATGACACCATCCCCTACTACGCCCACTGTATCTCCCGAACCGGAAGCTATCTGTCGGAGACGGCAGGCATTACCGAGGGCGAAGCTCTGGCCTACCTCATCGCCCCTCCCCTTGAGGCTATGTACGCAGTGGACGCAGCTCTGAAGGCCGCTGACGTCAGGATGGCCACTTTATTCGCCCCCCCGTCAGAGACCAACTTCGCTGGGGGGCTGCTCACGGGTTCGCAATCAGCATGCAAAGCAGCCTGCGACGCCTTTGCCCAAGCGGTGATCTTCGTCGCTGAGAACCCAGTACTCTACTAGACATCGGACAAGCACCGGGAGCGGTTCCATGAGGACAGCTATCGGAATGATCGAGACCTTGGGGATGTTGGGAGCTGTGGAGGCAGCCGACAGTGCCTTGAAATGTGCCTCGGTCTCGTTACTTCAGGTGATAAAGGTTCGGGGAGGGTTGGTCACCGTCTGCATCACGGGAGATGTAGCGGCCGTTCGGGCCGCAGTAGACGCGGCGGCAGCGTCGGTGACCCGGCTGAAAATCTCCTCTACAACCCATGTCATCCCCAGGCTCGCGGATCAGGCTTGGCCCTTGGTGTCTCCCCAAATTTCCGAACCCGAACGAGAGGAGAGGTCCGCACGTATCGAATTTGCGGTTCCCGAAAAGAGAGACGAGACACAGAGAACGGACGAACCGACCCCGGAAGAGAGGTTTGAGGTCAACAACGACAAGCAAAATCGACGGGACCTGGAGTCTATGACGGTCATGAACCTGCGTCGTCTGGCACGAAACGAGGGGTTGACCTCCATGACCAAAAAGGAGATTCGGTTTGCCAATAAGGCCCAATTGATTCGGGAACTGAGGACGCTGTACGCAAGTAAGGAAAAGAGGTGAAGCCTGTGGTCTCTTTAAAAGACCGAGATCTTCTCTCCATACAGGAGACCAGAATTCTGGTCGCTCAGGCAAAAAAAGCCCAACGGCAGATAGCCGTCATGGGGCAGAACGAGATCGACAATCTGGTGAGAGCCGCGGCCCAAGCAGGCGAAGACAACGCCGAGCATCTGGCAAAGATGGCCCACGAAGAGACGGGGTTCGGTCGGTGGGAGGATAAAACCCTTAAAAACATTTTCGCCGCCCGGGGAACCCACCGAAGCACATTGGGCATGAGCACCGTGGGGATCATCCGGGAGGACAGAGAAAAAAAGATCCTGGAGATCGCCTCGCCACTAGGAATTGTGGCAGGCCTTATCCCTTCCACCAACCCCACGTCCACAACCATCTTCAAGGCCATGATCGCTGTTAAGGCCGGCAATGGAATAATCTTCTCTCCTCATCCAGCGGCCAAGCAATGTATCATGGAGACAGTCCGGATCCTCTCCGACGCGATCCAAGAGGCCGGAGGTCCTGAGGGATTGGTGGGATGTCTCTCCCTCCCGACCAAAGACGGTACAACAGAGCTCATGAGACACCGGGATATCTCCATGATATTGGCAACCGGTGGGGCAGAGATGGTCCATGCCGCCTATAGCTCGGGGACACCCGCCCTGGGAGTGGGACCCGGGAACTCTCCGGCATTCATCGAACGAACCGCCGATATCCCCACAGCGGTGAGGCGAATCATCGAGAGCAAAACTTTCGATTACAGCACCATCTGCGCCTCGGAACAGTCTGTCGTGGTGGACGAGCCCATCCGATCCTCCGTGGAGGCCGAGTTCCGAAAACAGGGGGGCTATTTTCTATCCCCCGAGGAGGCCGCTAAGGTAGCCTCTGTCATCCTCTCCCCGTCGGGAACCATGAACGCCCGGACAGTGGGACGAAGCCCTCAGGTGATCGCTGAGCTGGCAGGAATTTATGTGCCGTCTGAGATCCGAGTACTACTGGCTCCCCAGGAGGGAGTGGGCAACGATTATCCTTTCTCCCACGAGAAGCTCTGCCCCATCCTTGCGTTTTACTGGGCTGATGGCTGGGAACGATGCTGCGAGCGATGCATCGAGCTCCTGGAGTTCGAGGGGGCGGGACACTCTCTGGCCATCCACACGGCCGATGAATCCATCGTTCGAGAGTTCGGACTCAGAAAACCGGTCTCCCGTTTGATCGTCAACGCCGGTTCGTCCCTCGCAGCTGTTGGAGCCACGACCAATCTCCTGCCATCTCTCACCTTGGGATGTGGCGCTGCCGGGCACAACGCTACATCCGATAATGTGGGCCCTATGCACCTGTTGAACATCCGCCGGGTAGCTTGGGGCATCCGGGAGATCGGAGATCTTCGTCTCGAGAAGCGACAATCTGGTGAATCTCGGACCACCGACAGCCGGATCGATGATCTGGTCAAGGAGATCGTCGACCAGCTCGAAGTACGACTAGCGCTCAAATAGACATCGCTGAAGACAATAAGGGAGGCAACGTCATGAACAACGGGATGCAGGCACTGGGAATGATTGAGACCAAGGGGCTCGTGGGCTCCATCGAGGCTGCCGACGCCATGGTGAAAGCAGCCAACGTCACACTCATCGGTAAAGTCCATGTGGGAGGCGGATTGGTCACCGTTATGGTCCGGGGCGATGTGGGGGCCGTCAAGGCAGCTACCGACGCTGGAGCGGCCGCTGCAGGCAAGATCGGAGAGCTCATTTCAGTCCACGTGATTCCAAGACCTCACGGCGAGGTCGAGTTTATCCTCCCTAAGCTGGAGGGAAGCGGCCCGTCCTCCAGTATCTGATGAAGACACGACCATGACCGGCCTGGGTAACGCAAATCGAGCCATAGAGGAGCTCTACCGACACCGCCTAGGGGCGTCTCCTTTGCTATCCGGGCAGGAACCTTTGAAGGTCGGGGTCGACTTGGGAACATCGTCTATCGTCCTGGTCGTTCTGGACCGGGATAATCGACCGATAGCCTGGGAAATGGAGGAAGCCTCGGTGATCCGGGACGGTCTTGTGGTTGACTACAGCGGAGCCGTGACCATAGTCCACCGACTCAAAGAGGCCCTGGAGCAAACTATCAAGGTGAATCTAACCTCCTCAGCCATCGCTGTCCCTCCGGGAACAGGCGAACGGGATTCTGCTACCCACCGATACGTAGCTGAAGCCGCCGGACTCAAAGTCTCCAATGTACTGGACGAACCAACGGCGGCTAACTCGGTACTCCGAATGAAAGACGGAGCCATCGTAGATATCGGCGGAGGAACGACAGGCATATCGATCATCTCCGATGGGAAGGTGCTTGGCGTCTTCGATGAGCCCACCGGCGGAATCCACGTCTCGCTGGTCATCGCCGGCAACCGAGGGATATCCCTCCAGGAGGCCGAGGTCATCAAGAGAGACCCCTCGCGATCCAAGGAGGTCCTGACCATGGTCACACCGGTCATTCAGAAGATGGGGTACATCGTGGCAAGCAGCATCAAGGGTTTTCCTGTGGACTGCCTGACCCTTGTCGGGGGAACCTGCTCCCTTCAGGGCTTGGACGCCATCGTATCCAAGGAGACAGGGATCCCCGCTTTTACCCCCTGTCACCCCTTTTTGGTGACACCTCTGGGGATCGCCATCAACTGCGAAGGAAGTGAGAGCAAATGGACCAAGAACACCTGATCGAGACCATAACGGAAGAACTGATCCGTCGACTTCACACGTCCGAAAGCGAAACCGAAAGGACCTGCCTGGTCGTCGGCGCGGATGAGGCCCTAGCTGACATCCTGTCGGAATGTCGTCTGACCCAGTGTCCCGCCTACGAGGCCGACACGGTGAAACTTGAGTCCTACGAGGCCGTAATCGTGCCGTGTCTGTCGGAGAATCAACTTGTTCTGGCGTCTCTGGGACTTCGATACGGCTCCGAATCGGCGGCCATTCTGGACGGACTTCAGGAAGGACGCCCAGTCTACATACTGGATACACCGGCCTCCCAAACAGGCACGGCCATCTATCGGTACTACGAGGAATGCAGACATCGATTGTCGTCCTTTGGGGCTCGGTTCGTATCTCGACAGGAACTGAGCGCTGTATTCCAGAGACCAACACAAACGACGGCCCCCTCCATCTGCGGGCCTCAATGCGATCAGGTTCCAGGTTGCACCATGGTAGACCTCTCCAGCCGATCAGTCCTCTCCCAGAGGGAGATCGACGAACTTTGTGTCGGCAGCTGCACCGATCTTGTGATCGGTCCTAAAACGGTGGTTACCCCCCTGGCCCTGGATATACTGCGGCACAGGCACATCACCATCACCCGCCTGGAGACCGACCGGTGATCATCGCCAAGGTGGTGGGCAATATCTGGGCCACTAAAAAAGAGGATGGGCTCACCGGAATGAAATTCCTGGTCGTTCGTCCCACCCAAAGCCATGCCAAGGGGACTTTCGTGGCAATTGACGCCGTGGGAGCCGGCATCGGAGAGGACGTCATCGTCTGTCAGGGAAGCTCGGCACGAACCATCTTCTCCGACAGCAACGTCCCGGTGGACGCCGTGATCGTCGGGATAGTCGACACCCTTGAGGTAGACGAATCCCTTCTGGACGCCTGAGAACAATCTCACCTTTCAGGCATGACACAACATAGCTGGAGGTGCATATTCCATGGGGATCAACGACATCATACTCTACATCATGACGGGCTTTATGGTTCTGGGAGCCTTGGACAAAGCGTTTCTCGGCAATCGCCTGGGCTTTGGTGAAAAATTCGAGGAGGGATTCATGGCTATGGGATCCCTCATGCTGGCTATGGGTGGCGTCATCACCCTGGCTCCACTGTTGGCGGCCGTCCTCAAGCCAGTCATCGTTCCTCTGTACACTGCGGTTGGAGCCGATCCGTCCATGTTCGCCACCACCTTGTTGGCCAACGATATGGGCGGTTATCCTCTGGCCATGCAGATGGCTGAAAACCCGTCAGTAGGGCGCTTCGCCGGGATCATCCTGGGGGCGATGATGGGGCCGACCATCGTCTTCTCCATTCCGGTGGCTCTGGGCATCATCGAGAAGAAGGATCATCCAGCCCTGGCCAAGGGCATCCTTCTGGGAATGATCACGATCCCCCTCGGCTGCGTAGCCGGCGGTCTGGTCATGCTCAGCAGTGAGTTCACCATCTCCATGATGCTGGTGAACCTCATCCCGGTCGTGATCGTCTCAGCCCTTATCGCTACCGGACTCAAGCTGATCCCCAACGCCATGATCAAGGGCTTCACCCTTTTCGGAAAAGGTGTGGTTTCCTTGATCACAGTGGGACTTGCCATGGGAATTATCGAGGCCCTCTCGCCCTTCCGGTTTTTCCCCGAGGGCTCGCCCATGGCATTGGCACCTCTGTCGGACTCCATCGCCACCATCGGTGCCATCGCTATCGTCCTGGCAGGGGCCTTCCCCATGGTTAGTTTTATCACCAAGGTCTTTAAACAACCCCTTCTGGCCTTTGGCAAAAGATTGGGTATGGGCGACGTTTCCGCCGCTGGCATGGTCGCCACTCTGGCCAACAACATTCCCATGTTCACCCTCATGAAGGACATGGACGAGCGGGGTAAGGTCATCAACGTAGCCTTTGCGGTGAGCGCAGCCTTCGTTTTCGGTGACCACCTGGGATTCACCGCCGGTGTAGAACGAGAACTCATATTCGCAATGATCGTTGGCAAGTTAGTAGGCGGTATCACAGCGGTTATCCTGGCCTGCAAGGTCACCCCAGCCAACGTCGCAGAACAAAAGTGAGGAGACGAGAATGGACAGATGCGAGCTTGAAGCCCTGGTTCGAAGTCTGGTAGTCCAGGCACTGGCGCAAGGCAATCCTTCCTTTGAGAAGACGGTGGACCCCAGCGGGATCCTTTCGGTCCGTGCAGCCACCGTTCATCCTGAACCCTTTGACACAGGGAAACCGGGCGATGACGTGAAACTCACCGATATCGTCACCCTGGAGGAAAGCCCCCGATTAGGCTGCGGCATCATGGAGATGAACAAAACGACCTTCGAGTGGACCTTGAAATATGACGAGGTGGACTACATCATCGACGGAACCCTGGAAATACTCATTGACGGACGAAAGGTCGTGGGACACCGAGGCGACGTGATTTTCATTCCGGCCAACTCGTCCATATCGTTCAGCGCCCCGGAACACTCCCGTTTCCTCTTTGTCACCTACCCCGCCGACTGGGCCTCTCAATAAAACCAGGAGAGCGATACGTGGCGGGGAGGTGAGATGAATGAAGCTCGTCACAGAGACCCATCTTCGAGAGGAACTGGGGGACAGACCATGCGACACCTACACGGTGGACCGAGGGACCATTGTCACCCCATCGGCCCGGGGATACCTGTCGGATCATCACATCGAGTTGGTCATTCGGGATGGTCGACCGTCAGAGACCGCTGAGGTACCGCCGGCCGAGGTTAAAGAGAAAGAGCGGCATAGCCCGAAGTTTATCGGCCCCGACGGCGGATGCTTCGATTCCAAACCAGAACACCTGACCCACATCCACGGCAAGCGTCTGGTATCGAAAAAACACCCCCGGATCGCTTTTCGGGGGAAGATGGACAGCTTTCAGGCCCGGATCGTGGAGCTCCAATGTCGGTCCATCGAGTTGGGCGCTCAAGCTTTAGCCGACGAACTCGAGGAAGTACTGGACTTTGCCCGGGCTATCCTCAGTGCCGAGATCATGGAACATCCTCTGGAGGATCGCCCTTTAATGGGCCTCTCCCTGGAGGAGCTCCACTCCATGTCTCATAACCCAAGGAAGACCTTCGGCATGGGACACGTGAGAATCCACTACACCATTGGCCCCCTCTGTGTGGGCCTCAACAGCCTCAGGACCGCCGTCAGAGAAGTAGAGCTGGCGGCAGTCCAGGCCTTCCACGGCGACGATGGGGCAGTCTATCGAAACGACATCCTCACGGCCCTGAACCGGATGAGCAGTACCCTCTACGTCATGATCTACAGACACCTGCCCCGAGGATACGATAAGCAGTACTGAGGAAAGGAGAGATCACCCATGACCGAGACGGTCCTGAGTGTGGGCATCGACATCGGCACCAGCACAACCCAGCTGATATTCAGCGCCCTGGAAGTGGAGAACACTGCCGGAGTGGCGTCAGTGCCCCGGATCTCGGTGGTGGAGAAAAAGATCCTCCGCCGCAGCGACATTTATTTCACACCCCTGATCTCCCCCACTGTAATCGACACCGAGGGTGTACGGCAGATCGTCACCAAGGAATACAACCGAGCCGGCATGAGCCCCCAGGATATATCGGCAGGGGCCATCATCATCACCGGTGAGACCGCCAGAAAGGAGAACGCAGAGGCCCTCCTCCAGAGCCTGAGCGACCTGGCAGGGGATTTCGTGGTGGCCACGGCAGGATCGGACCTGGAGTCCATTCTGGCAGGTCGGGGCTCCGGTGCTGCCCAGGCATCCAAGGACAACCGAACCACCGTGGCCAACTTCGACATGGGCGGCGGTACCACCAACGTGGCACTGTTCACTAACGGCGACGTGGTTGACACCACCTGTCTCGACATCGGCGGCCGACTCGTCCGATTGGACAAAGAT is drawn from Dethiosulfovibrio peptidovorans and contains these coding sequences:
- a CDS encoding cobalamin adenosyltransferase; translation: MKLVTETHLREELGDRPCDTYTVDRGTIVTPSARGYLSDHHIELVIRDGRPSETAEVPPAEVKEKERHSPKFIGPDGGCFDSKPEHLTHIHGKRLVSKKHPRIAFRGKMDSFQARIVELQCRSIELGAQALADELEEVLDFARAILSAEIMEHPLEDRPLMGLSLEELHSMSHNPRKTFGMGHVRIHYTIGPLCVGLNSLRTAVREVELAAVQAFHGDDGAVYRNDILTALNRMSSTLYVMIYRHLPRGYDKQY